In Oryza glaberrima chromosome 8, OglaRS2, whole genome shotgun sequence, the following are encoded in one genomic region:
- the LOC127782916 gene encoding thaumatin-like protein 1, translating to MDSRMLLMLMQLLGSPTSLAVLLLSFFQGSVGVGAITFTFTNRCTDTVWPGVLSGSGTPPLETTGFALSPGGSRSLYAPSGWSGRFWARSGCDFDDSGKGSCATGDCGSGQVECRGAGASPPATLAEFTLNGADGKDFYDVSLVDGYNLPMLVQASAPDCPDTGCLVDLNERCPSELRADDGRACRSACEAFGRPEYCCNGAYGNPDTCHPSQYSQLFKSACPKSYSYAYDDATSTFTCNHTDYTITFCPRSTPSSGNSKNGSRRPSHEQLEDAVWLASLKASSGAGMAATAASWPASLAFQSALAIAVVILLAQQEHPVLFS from the exons ATGGATTCACGGatgctgctgatgctgatgcagCTGCTCGGCTCCCCGACATCGCTCGccgttctcctcctctccttcttccaAG GCTCGGTCGGCGTCGGCGCAATCACCTTCACCTTCACCAACCGGTGCACGGACACGGTGTGGCCGGGGGTGCTGTCGGGCTccggcacgccgccgctggAGACCACCGGCTTCGCGCTCTCGCCGGGGGGGTCGCGCTCCCTCTACGCGCCGTCGGGGTGGTCGGGCCGCTTCTGGGCGCGCTCCGGCTGCGACTTCGACGACTCCGGCAAGGGCTCCTGCGCCACGGGGGACTGCGGCTCCGGCCAGGTGGAGTGCCGCGGCGCGGGCGCCTCCCCGCCCGCCACGCTCGCCGAGTTCACCCTCAACGGCGCCGACGGCAAGGACTTCTACGACGTCAGCCTCGTCGACGGCTACAACCTCCCCATGCTCGTCCAGGCCTCCGCCCCCGACTGCCCCGACACCGGCTGCCTCGTCGACCTCAACGAGCGCTGCCCCTCCGAGCTCCGCGCCGACGATGGCCGCGCTTGCCGCAGCGCCTGCGAGGCGTTCGGCCGACCTGAGTACTGCTGCAATGGCGCCTACGGCAACCCGGACACCTGCCACCCTTCCCAGTACTCGCAGCTCTTCAAGTCGGCGTGCCCTAAATCCTACAGCTACGCCTACGACGACGCCACCTCCACCTTCACCTGCAACCACACCGATTACACCATCACCTTCTGCCCCCGATCCACTCCATCCAG TGGGAATTCAAAGAACGGATCACGGAGACCGAGCCACGAGCAGCTCGAAGATGCGGTGTGGCTGGCGAGCTTGAAGGCCAGCAGTGGCGCGGGGATGGCTGCAACTGCGGCATCATGGCCGGCATCCTTAGCTTTCCAATCTGCCTTGGCAATTGCAGTGGTGATCCTGCTTGCCCAGCAGGAGCATCCTGTATTATTCAGCTAG
- the LOC127782184 gene encoding uncharacterized protein LOC127782184, with amino-acid sequence MRGSRRPVAVVLSWVRRQPPKVKAFLAVVAGMAALVFIRFIVHDHDNLFVAAEAAHALGLGVLIYKLTKEKTCAGLSLKSQDLTALFLAVRLYCSFVMEYDIHTILDTATLAATLFVIYMIRFKLRSTYMLDKDNFALYYVVLPCAGLALLVHPSTSHNIINRISWAFCVYLEAVSVLPQLRLMQNTKIVEPFTAHYVFALGVARFLSCAHWVLQVLDTRGRLLTALGYGLWPSMVLLSEIVQTFILADFCYYYVKSVFGGQLVLRLPSGVV; translated from the exons aTGAGGGGGTCGAGGAGGCCGGTGGCCGTGGTGCTGAGCTGGGTGCGGAGGCAGCCGCCCAAGGTCAAGGCGTTCCTCGCCGTGGTCGCCGGGATGGCCGCGCTCGTCTTCATCCGCTTCATCGTCCACGACCACGACAAcctcttcgtcgccgccgaggccgcccaCGCGCTCGGCCTCGGAGTCCTCATCTACAAGCTCACCAAGGAGAAGACCTGCGCCG GACTCTCACTCAAGTCTCAGGATTTAACAGCACTATTTCTGGCTGTTAGGCTGTACTGCAGTTTTGTTATGGAGTATGACATCCATACCATACTTGATACAGCTACACTAGCAGCTACTCTCTTTGTCATCTACATGATTCGGTTCAAACTGAGGTCAACTTATATGCTGGACAAGGACAATTTTGCATTGTACTACGTG GTGTTACCTTGTGCTGGCCTAGCTCTCCTGGTTCATCCTTCAACATCGCATAACATCATCAACAGGATCTCCTGGGCTTTCTGTGTTTATTTGGAAGCTGTTTCAGTGCTGCCACAGTTGCGTTTGATGCAAAACACAAAG ATTGTGGAACCATTTACAGCTCATTATGTGTTTGCATTGGGTGTTGCAAGGTTTCTTAGCTGCGCACACTGGGTCCTTCAG GTTTTGGATACCCGTGGTCGCTTGTTGACTGCTCTGGGCTATGGTCTGTGGCCTTCGATGGTGCTTCTCTCTGAAATCGTTCAGACGTTCATCCTTGCTGATTTCTGCTACTACTATGTGAAGAG TGTTTTTGGTGGGCAACTTGTCCTTCGACTTCCGTCTGGAGTGGTGTAA
- the LOC127781892 gene encoding MYB-like transcription factor ODO1 codes for MGRQPCCDKKKVKRGPWTAEEDKKLISFILTHGRCCWRAVPKLAGLLRCGKSCRLRWTNYLRPDLKRGLLTADEEQLVVDLHAKLGNRWSKIAAKLPGRTDNEIKNHWNTHIKKKLIKMGIDPATHQPLPNTKVVSQTRTSTLSTATTESAKSNGMAYPFDPEGGCSRDMSVPTDSMEQSSRNTSSHGLDPLVNWLLEVELPADEPWLNFTSSNEDDFSGIVKQSAWDGSTTDWLLDYQDFSMDDSSLIDGARVQNSDGLNF; via the exons ATGGGGAGGCAGCCGTGCTGTGACAAGAAGAAGGTGAAGAGGGGGCCATGGACGGCAGAGGAGGACAAGAAGCTCATCAGTTTCATCCTGACACATGGCCGCTGCTGCTGGCGAGCAGTGCCTAAGCTGGCAGGGCTGCTGCGCTGTGGCAAGAGCTGCCGGTTGCGGTGGACCAACTATCTCCGCCCTGACCTCAAGCGTGGCCTCCTCACCGCAGACGAGGAGCAGCTTGTTGTGGACCTCCATGCCAAGCTTGGTAACAG ATGGTCCAAGATCGCCGCCAAATTACCAGGGAGAACAgacaacgagatcaagaacCATTGGAACACGCACATCAAGAAGAAGCTCATCAAGATGGGCATCGACCCAGCCACACATCAGCCTCTGCCCAACACCAAGGTGGTTAGCCAAACAAGAACCTCCACGCTGTCCACTGCCACAACCGAATCAGCCAAGTCAAATGGCATGGCATATCCGTTCGATCCCGAGGGAGGCTGCAGCAGGGACATGTCAGTGCCCACAGACTCGATGGAGCAGTCAAGCAGGAACACCAGCAGTCATGGCCTGGACCCATTGGTGAACTGGCTGTTGGAGGTAGAGCTTCCAGCTGACGAGCCATGGCTAAATTTTACTAGCAGCAATGAAGATGACTTCAGTGGCATCGTTAAGCAGTCAGCATGGGATGGAAGCACAACAGACTGGCTGCTTGACTACCAAGACTTCAGCATGGACGATTCGAGCTTGATTGATGGTGCAAgggttcagaattcagatggaTTGAACTTTTAG
- the LOC127781891 gene encoding flavonoid 3'-monooxygenase CYP75B137-like: MEVTSTPAMLLYAALFAAALLYLAVAVRRGRGAGLPPGPTGLPLVGSLLSLDPELHTYFAGLAARYGPIFSIRLGSKLGVVVTSPALAREVLRDHDLVFSNRDTPDAARSISYGGGQNIVWNPVGPTWRLLRRICVHEMIGPAGLDSLHGLRRREFMATLRHLRARSGEPVDVGAQMFLTVMNVVTGALWGGNVGSESERTAVGKEFRELVADITELLGAPNVSDFFPALAPLDIQGIRNKSDLLKDRFDDIFARIIQKRTESDHAAAAGETASDFLEYMLKLEKEGGDGKTAFTMTNVKALLMDMVIGGTETTSNTVEWGMAEMLQNRGTLRKVREELDAVVGRDGVVEEIHLPKLHYLNLVVKETLRLHPALPLMVPHCPGEDATVGGHRVPAGARVFVNVWAIQRDPAVWKDPEHFIPERFLPADGGGGRRLDFTGSEQEYMPFGSGRRICAGVAMAERMVAYSLAMLVQAFDWELPAGERLDLAERFGIVMKKATPLVAVPTPRLSNPQLYSA; encoded by the exons ATGGAGGTGACATCCACCCCAGCGATGCTGCTCTACGCCGCCCTgttcgcggcggcgctgctgtacctcgccgtcgcggtccggcgcggccgcggcgccggcctgcCGCCGGGTCCGACGGGGCTGCCGCTCGTCGGCAGCTTGCTGTCCCTCGACCCGGAGCTGCACACCTActtcgccggcctcgccgccaggTACGGCCCCATCTTCTCCATCCGCCTCGGCTCCAagctcggcgtcgtcgtcacctcgccggcgctggcgcggGAGGTGCTGCGCGACCACGACCTCGTCTTCTCCAACCGCGACACGCCCGACGCCGCGCGCTCCATCTCCTACGGCGGCGGGCAGAACATCGTGTGGAACCCGGTCGGCCCCACgtggcgcctcctccgccgcatctGCGTCCACGAGATGATCGGCCCCGCCGGCCTCGACAGCCTccacggcctccgccgccgggagTTCATGGCCACGCTCCGCCACCTGCGCGCGCGGTCCGGCGAGCCCGTCGACGTCGGCGCGCAGATGTTCCTCACCGTGATGAACGTGGTGACCGGCGCGCTGTGGGGCGGCAACGTCGGCAGCGAGAGCGAGCGGACGGCGGTGGGGAAGGAGTTCcgggagctcgtcgccgacaTCACCGAGTTGCTCGGCGCGCCCAACGTGTCCGACTTCTTCCCGGCGCTGGCGCCGCTCGACATCCAGGGCATCCGCAACAAGTCCGACCTGCTCAAGGACCGCTTCGACGACATCTTCGCCAGGATCATCCAGAAGAGGACCGAGTCcgaccatgccgccgccgccggcgagacggcGTCGGACTTCCTCGAGTACATGCTCAAGCTGGAgaaggaaggcggcgacgggaaGACCGCCTTCACCATGACCAACGTCAAGGCCCTGCTCATG GACATGGTGATCGGGGGGACGGAGACGACGTCGAACACCGTGGAATGGGGCATGGCGGAGATGCTCCAGAACAGGGGGACGCTGCGCAAGGTGCGGGAGGAGCTCGACGCGGTGGTGGGGcgcgacggcgtggtggaggAGATCCACCTCCCGAAGCTGCACTACCTGAATCTGGTGGTCAAGGAGACGCTCCGGCTGCACCCGGCGCTGCCGCTGATGGTGCCGCACTGCCCCGGCGAGGACGCCACGGTGGGCGGCCACCGCGTCCCGGCGGGCGCCCGGGTGTTCGTCAACGTGTGGGCGATCCAGAGGGACCCGGCGGTGTGGAAGGACCCGGAACACTTCATCCCGGAGAGGTTCTtgccggcggacggcggcggagggcggaggctgGACTTCACCGGGAGCGAGCAGGAGTACATGCCGTTCGGGTCCGGGAGGAGGATCTGCGCGGGCGTCGCCATGGCGGAGCGGATGGTGGCCTACTCGCTGGCGATGCTGGTGCAGGCGTTCGACTGGGAGTtgccggccggcgagcggctGGACCTCGCCGAGCGGTTCGGCATCGTGATGAAGAAGGCCACGCCGCTGGTCGCCGTGCCGACGCCGAGGCTCTCCAACCCTCAGCTCTACTCCGCCTAG
- the LOC127782183 gene encoding E3 ubiquitin ligase BIG BROTHER-related-like, producing MDAAKDTTAAAADQNPTPNPPTAAAPPDDSAAAAAGRRPFTSLTQEEADLALARVLQEQERAYMMLSAHHGGDYAASDGGSYEFDEEGEGSDFEDEDGDGDGDGEALDEDEEVADADADAAGDPAELDPARYEDDEAFARALQDAEEREVAGRLMALAGLSDWRVMDHDDDDVDDDEDDDDDDDDEDEDGDDPQDAWEDVDPDEYSYEELVALGEVVGTESRGLSADTLASLPSITYRAQDKQDGNMEQCVICRVEFEEGESLVALPCKHSYHSECINQWLQLNKVCPMCSAEVPTSQDTRA from the exons ATGGACGCCGCCAAGGataccaccgccgccgccgccgaccaaaACCCTACCCCCAACCCTCCCACCGCCGCAGCTCCACCCGATgactccgcggcggcggcggcggggagacggCCCTTCACCAGCCTCACCCAGGAGGAGGCCGACCTCGCCCTCGCCCGCGTCCTCCAGGAGCAG GAGAGGGCGTACATGATGCTCAGCGCGCACCACGGCGGCGACTACGCGGCCTCCGATGGTGGGAGCTACGAGTTTgacgaggaaggggaggggagcgatTTTGAGGACGAGGatggggacggggacggcgacggggaggcgCTGGATGAGGACGAGGAGGTGGCCGACGCAGACGCAGACGCCGCCGGTGACCCGGCTGAGTTGGACCCCGCGCGgtacgaggacgacgaggcctTCGCGCGGGCGCTGCAGGACGCCGAGGAGCGCgaggtcgccggccgcctcatGGCGCTCGCGGGCCTCAGTGATT GGCGAGTGATGGACcatgatgatgacgatgttgatgatgatgaggatgatgacgatgatgatgatgatgaagatgaagacggGGATGATCCACAG GATGCATGGGAAGATGTTGATCCAGATGAATATTCTTATGAG GAGCTGGTTGCATTGGGTGAAGTAGTTGGTACGGAAAGCAGAGGCCTCTCTGCTGATACGCTTGCTTCATTACCTTCAATAACTTATCGAGCACAAGATAAGCAAGACGGCAACATGGAACA ATGTGTTATTTGCCGTGTGGAATTTGAGGAAGGTGAATCATTGGTTGCACTTCCTTGCAAGCATTCATACCATTCTGAATGCATAAACCAATGGCTGCAATTAAATAAG GTATGCCCTATGTGCAGTGCTGAAGTTCCTACTTCACAGGACACCCGGGCATGA
- the LOC127782651 gene encoding chaperone protein dnaJ 11, chloroplastic-like, whose amino-acid sequence MISAPSVGIAFAPKPPPAAAVGSYRARKVRCAVAVAPAPVPAGTLYDVLGLRAGATVREIKAAYRRLARERHPDVAASAGADDFVRLHDAYATLSDPDSRARYDRDVVAVASMARGAHHRTMAAPAAAPRWYGRRPRRTWETDQCW is encoded by the coding sequence ATGATTTCTGCGCCTTCTGTGGGGATCGCCTTCGCGCCCAAGCcgccaccggcagcggcggttgGGTCGTACCGGGCAAGGAAGGTCCGGTGCGCGGTGGCCGTGGCTCCTGCGCCGGTGCCGGCGGGGACGCTGTACGACGTGCTGGGGCTGCGTGCCGGCGCCACGGTGCGGGAGATCAAGGCGGCGTACCGGCGCCTCGCGCGGGAGCGGCACCCCGACGTGGCCGCCAGCGCCGGGGCCGACGACTTCGTCAGGCTCCACGACGCCTACGCCACGCTCTCCGACCCCGACAGCCGCGCGCGCTACGACcgcgacgtcgtcgccgtcgcctccatggcgcgcggcgcgcacCACCGGACGATGgcggctcccgccgccgcgccgcgctggtacggccgccgcccacgccgcacCTGGGAGACCGACCAGTGCTGGTAG
- the LOC127782696 gene encoding uncharacterized protein LOC127782696, with amino-acid sequence MDDLKAILARPIQLAEQVIKWAEEAQTCRQECLDLKAKVERLASLLRQAARADLYERPARRILDDTGKALDKAAALLDRCRGHGLIRRVFTIIPAGSFKKTSNQLDNSLGDLSWILRVSNYSNADDLDDDHIGLPPIAQNEPILFLIWEQIAVLYTGNPEARADAAASIVSLARDNDRYGRLIIEEDGVPPLLRLIKEGSSEGQETAALAIGLLGRDPECVELMVLAGVCTAFAKILKDAPMKVQGMVAWAVSELATNHPKCQDAFLQSNVIRLLVSHLAFETVQEHSKYAVASKMSIHTVLMDKKNNGSTSSSHHHDALDAVDHAAATTTTTTAMAAKPTGGGAASSSGAGAGSAGTGTTSSSSVSVGGTVAGTKQHNASLSGTSTKAREFEDPETKAYLKANAAKALWQLAMGNAAVCKNITESRALLCLSVLLEKGVDDVRYNSAMALMEICLVAEQNADLRRSAFKPTSPAARAVVDQLLRVVHKADYDELLIPCIISLGCLSRTFRATETRIIGPLVNLLDEREADVSREAAVALTKFACTENYLHVDHSKAIIHHGGAKHLVQLVYFAEQAVQIAALLLVCYIAHNVPDNEELVQAEILTLLEWASKQAAMVQDPLIENLLLEAKIRMELYQSRGAKGYY; translated from the coding sequence ATGGACGACCTGAAGGCGATCTTGGCGCGGCCGATCCAGTTGGCGGAGCAGGTGATCAagtgggcggaggaggcgcaGACGTGCCGGCAGGAGTGCCTCGACCTCAAGGCCAAGGTGGAgcgcctcgcctccctcctccgccagGCCGCCCGCGCCGACCTCTACGAGCGCCCCGCCCGCCGCATCCTCGACGACACCGGCAAGGCCCTCGACaaggccgccgccctcctcgacCGCTGCCGCGGCCACGGCCTCATCCGCCGCGTCTTCACCATCATCCCCGCGGGCTCCTTCAAGAAGACCTCCAACCAGCTCGACAACTCCCTCGGCGACCTCTCCTGGATCCTCCGCGTCTCCAACTACTCCAACGccgacgacctcgacgacgaccaCATCGGACTCCCCCCCATCGCCCAGAACGAGCccatcctcttcctcatctGGGAGCAGATCGCCGTCCTCTACACCGGCAACCCGGAggcgcgcgccgacgccgccgccagcatCGTCTCCCTCGCCCGCGACAACGACCGCTACGGCAGGCTCATCATCGAGGAGGACGGCGTCCCCCCGCTGCTCCGCCTCATCAAGGAGGGCTCCTCCGAGGGCCAGGAgaccgccgccctcgccatcgGCCTCCTCGGCCGCGACCCCGAGTGCGTCGAGCTCATGGTCCTCGCCGGCGTCTGCACCGCCTTCGCCAAGATCCTCAAGGACGCACCCATGAAGGTGCAAGGGATGGTCGCCTGGGCCGTCTCCGAGCTCGCCACCAACCACCCCAAATGCCAGGACGCCTTCCTCCAGAGCAACGTTATCCGCCTCCTCGTCTCCCACCTCGCCTTCGAGACCGTCCAGGAGCACTCCAAGTACGCCGTCGCCTCCAAGATGTCCATACACACCGTCCTCATGGACAAGAAGAACAAcggctccacctcctcctcgcaccaCCACGACGCGCTAGACGCCgtcgaccacgccgccgccaccaccaccaccaccaccgccatggcGGCCAAGCCcaccggaggcggcgccgccagcTCGAGCGGCGCAGGCGCAGGATCAGCAGGAACCGGGACGACCTCGAGCAGCAGCGTCAGCGTCGGCGGCACCGTCGCCGGGACGAAGCAGCACAACGCGTCGCTGTCCGGGACGAGCACCAAGGCGCGGGAGTTCGAGGACCCGGAGACGAAAGCCTACCTCAAGGCCAACGCCGCCAAGGCGCTGTGGCAGCTCGCCATGGGCAACGCGGCCGTGTGCAAGAACATCACCGAGTCCAGGGCGCTGCTCTGCCTCTCCGTCCTCCTCGAGAAAGGCGTCGACGACGTGCGGTACAACTCGGCCATGGCGCTCATGGAGATCTGCCTGGTCGCCGAGCAGAACGCCGACCTCCGGCGATCGGCATTCAAGCCGAcatcccccgccgcccgcgccgtcgtcgaccaGCTCCTCCGCGTCGTCCACAAGGCCGACTACGACGAGCTCCTCATCCCATGCATCATTTCGCTCGGCTGCCTTTCCAGAACCTTCCGGGCGACCGAGACCCGGATCATCGGGCCATTGGTGAACCTCCTCGACGAGAGGGAAGCCGACGTCAGCCGGGAGGCGGCCGTCGCGCTCACCAAGTTCGCCTGCACGGAGAACTACCTCCATGTCGACCACTCCAAGGCGATCATCCACCATGGCGGCGCCAAGCACCTCGTCCAGCTCGTCTACTTCGCCGAGCAGGCCGTCCAGatcgccgcgctcctcctcgtGTGCTACATTGCGCACAACGTCCCCGACAACGAGGAGCTCGTGCAAGCGGAGATCCTCACCTTGCTCGAGTGGGCATCAAAGCAAGCGGCCATGGTGCAAGATCCATTGATCGAGAACTTGTTGCTGGAGGCCAAGATTAGAATGGAGCTCTACCAATCCAGAGGGGCAAAAGGTTACTACTGA